In Saimiri boliviensis isolate mSaiBol1 chromosome 12, mSaiBol1.pri, whole genome shotgun sequence, one genomic interval encodes:
- the LOC101031172 gene encoding mitochondrial import inner membrane translocase subunit Tim23: MEGGGGSGNKTTGGLAGFFGAGGAGYSHADLAGVPLTGMNPLSPYLNVDPRYLVQDTDEFILPTGANKTRGRFELAFFTIGGCCMTGAAFGAMNGLRLGLKETQNMAWSKPRNVQILNMVTRQGALWANTLGSLALLYSAFGVIIEKTRGAEDDLNTVAAGTMTGMLYKCTGGLRGIARGGLTGLTLTSLYALYHNWEHMKGSLLQQSL, translated from the exons ATGGAAGGAGGCGGGGGAAGCGGCAACAAAACCACTGGGGGGTTGGCCGGCTTTTTCGGAGCTGGCGGAGCAGGTTACTCGCACGCGGATTTGGCAGGCGTCCCGC tAACTGGTATGAACCCTCTGTCTCCTTATTTAAATGTGGATCCACGATACCTCGTGCAG GATACAGATGAGTTTATTTTACCTACTGGAGCTAATAAAACCCGGGGCAGATTTGAGCTGGCCTTCTTTACAATTGGAGGGTGTTGCATGACAG GGGCTGCATTTGGTGCAATGAACGGTCTTCGGCTAGGATTGAAGGAAACCCAGAACATGGCCTGGTCCAAACCAAGAAATGTACA GATTTTGAATATGGTGACTAGGCAAGGGGCACTTTGGGCTAATACTCTAGGTTCTCTGG CTTTGCTCTATAGTGCATTTGGTGTCATTATTGAGAAAACACGAGGTGCAGAAGATGACCTAAACACAGTAGCAGCCGGAACTATGACAGGCATGTTGTATAAATGTACAG GTGGCCTTCGAGGGATAGCACGAGGTGGTCTGACAGGACTAACGCTTACCAGCCTCTATGCACTATATCATAACTGGGAGCACATGAAAGGCTCCTTGCTCCAACAGTCACTCTGA